TGCCGGACGCCGCCGCGGCCGAGCGGGCCGCGAAGGCCGTCCGGGATGCGTACCAGGCGCGGGGCTTCGGTGCCGGCATGGCCGCTTTCATCACGATGACCTCGTGGAAGGGCGAGTTCACCGACGACTACTTCGCCCTGCCCGCGGCGGACCCGGCCCGGTTCGGCATGCCGGCCGAGGACGACGGCCGCCGCGACGACCCGTTGCTGACCGAGCGCTCGCTGGCGGTCACGGCGTACCAGCTGGACGTCGACGCGCTGAACGCGGCGCCGACCCGGATCGTGATCGCGGTGGGCGAAGAGTCCGTGGACGTGATGACCGGACGTGCCGCGCTCGCCACGGCCGAACGCCTCGGCCAGGAGGCCACGGTCTTCCCCAGTCACCACGGCGGTTTCCTCGGCGGTGAGTTCGGCTATGCCGGTCAGCCCGAGGCCTTCGCGCGGAAGCTCCGGGAGGTCCTCGAAGGCTGAAGCCCCCTCGCGCCCGGGGAGGCCGGAAAAGCTCGTCCGATGCCTCGGCGTCGGTTCTGGACAATCCCTGGACAGAACGCGGAATGTGCGCCGGATCGGCCTTCCCGATCCGGGTCCTGAGGTTCAATCGGCGTAACCAGCCGTCGCCTCGAGGGAAACGTCATGACGAGGGAGCAGCAAGAAACAACCACACCGGGTGCGGGAAAACCGCCCAGGGTCTTCGTCACCTATTCCCACGACGACGAACGGCACCGCGACCTCGTTCGTGAATTCGCGACGTTCCTGCGCGCCGAGGTGGGGATCGATGTCCGGCTCGACCAATGGGCCGACGACGGCCGCCGGGACTGGTCGCTCTGGGCTGTCGAGCAGCTCACCGAAGCGGACTTCGTGCTGGTGATCGCCTCACCCGACTACAAGCGGCGCGCGGAAGGCACCGAAGTGCCGCACCTGGGGCGCGGTGCGCAGTTCGAAGCCGCGATGATCCGCGACAACATCACCCAGGACCTGCCCCGGGCCACCCGGCGGATCCTGCCCGTCGTGCTGCCGGGCCGCCGCGTCGAGGAAATCCCGGCCTTTCTCAACGCGCACTCCACCACGCGGTACGAGATCGAAGAGTTCACGATGGACGGTGTCGCGGAACTGCTGGTCGCGTTCACCGGGGTGGCTCGCTTCGCACTGCCCGAAATCGGCACGTTCGTGGGCGCGCGGTCCCGACCCAGCTCACCGAAGGCGGCCCTGCTGACCTCTGCGCTACGCCCGGCCGCCTGCAGTTCGGACGTCCGCATGACCGGCGCGGAGATCGACGGGATGCACCGGGGCGACAGCATCGTTTACCGGCCCTCCCTCTTCGCGCACGAACCGCGCGCGGTGGTCGAATACAACCTCGGCCGCCGCTACACGGGCTTCGAGGCCGTCGCCGGGGTGCTCGACGACGCCGCCGACGCCGACCAGAGCGGCTGTTTCCAGGTCTTCCTCGACGGTGTCCCGCAGGGCCAGGTCGAGGTCCGGATGGGACGGCCGGCGTGGATGCGCCACGACGTCGTCAACGTGCTGCGGCTCAAGCTCGTCGCCTACAGGCCGGGAACCACCGCGAGTCCGCTGCTGGCGGGCGTACTGGCCGCCGGCGGGCAGTCGAACAAGCTCCCCGAGCTGGCTTGGGGGAACCCGATGCTCTTCGAGTAGCGGGTTCCACGGTGGTCAATGCTCGACGGGCTCGCTGGTGGAGACCGCCGATCCCTGGCCGGGCGTGCTCGCCGGCGCGGTGGGACCCGCCAGGGCCAGCCCGGCCACCAGTGCCAGCGTGACGAGGAACAGTGCGGTGCGGACCAGGGCGGAAAAAGAACAGACGACCATCATGGCAGGCTCCTCGACATTTCCCGGATGACCGGGGATTTCGACGGTTCCGCGGTATTCGCGGAATTCGGTCTGCATCAATGGTGCGGGCCGGGATGCCGTTGCCACAAGGCGTTTCCGTTGCCCGAAGCGGCGGAAACCGCCGACGGTGAGAACCCCACCGCACGGTGGTTCGGTGCCTGTCGAACGCGTCAGAAAGCGGACAATGCGCGGCCCGTCGCAACGCGTTCCGCCGGCGCGGCGACTGGTGGGCAGGAATGCCGAATCCAGCGTGCGGAGGAGAAACCCATGAGTTCGGAAGCGCAGTCACCCGCGGGCCCGGCGGCCGAAGTCCGCCCCTACAGCCAAGGCCGCCGTACCGGCTACAGCCTCCTCTGGGCGGCCTGGACCGTCGTCCTGACGATCGGCGGGTTCGTCGCCCTCGCCAACGGCTCGGTCTTCGCCGGGCTCATCGGCCTGACCCTGGCCGCGCTGGCCCTCCGCTACGTCTGGCGGATCTGGACCTGGCAGGCGAAACGGCTCATCTTCTTCATCGTCTTCTGAGTGTGCTGATCACTCCGCGACGGCGAGGCTGTTCCGGTACGCGGCCTCGCCGAGCACGGTCGGATCGAGCGTGACCCGGTACGCGGCGGCCTCCGCCCACCAGCGAGCCGCCGCCTGGTGGTCGCCGCGGCCGGCTGCCGTGTTGCCCAGGCCCGTCAATGCCCGCGCGCGTTCGTATTCGCTGCCGGCGTCGTCCGCCAGTTCGGCCGCGAGGCGATAACAGCGCTCGGCGTCGTCCCACTGCCCGGCGCGGAACCGCACCCACGCCTCGCCGTTGACCGACATCGCCCGGTCGACCGGCAGCTGAGCGAGCTCGACGGCCTCCCGTGCGCTGGACAGCGCTTCCGGAAACCGGTCCAGTGCCGTCGAAGCGAGCGCGATGCCGCGCAGGGCGATGACGACGTTCCGGGTCCGGCCGGTCCGGCGGTAGACGTCCAGCACCGTCGTCAGGTCGGTCAGCGTCGCTTCGGCTTCGCCGCGGTACAGGCGCGCCCACGCCAGGCTGGACAGCGCGTCGATCGCGCCGCGGTCGTCGCGGGCCTGGGCGAAGCACTCCTGGGCCTGCTGATGGAACCGGATCGCCTCGTCGACGCGACCTGACTCGATGTGCGCCATGCCCAGGTTGTTGAGAATCATCCCGGTCGCGCTGAGGTCGCCGGTCGCCCGCGCCGCCTCGAGCGCGCGCTCGTGCGTCCGGATCCACGGCTCGAACAGCTTCTCGCGGAAGAAGAACGCGCGGAGCACGAACGCGAGCTGCCAGCAGCGGTCGTGCAACCCGTGCCGGAACGCCGAGTCGACGATCTCGGCCAGCATCGGCCACTGCGCGGTCAGCCAGGCGAGCGCGCCGTCCGCGTCGGCGAACGGAACCGTGGACGACGCCGGGAGTCCCGTGTCCGGGCGGAACCGGTAGGGCTCCGCGAGTTCGTCGGCCGCGAGCGTCGTCGTCAGCGCGTGGTCGACCAGCCGGCTCACGGCGACTTCGCGGTCGTCCGGTGCGAGGCCGGGAAGCGCGTGGGTCGAGGCGAACATCCGCATCAGGTCGTGGAGCTCGACGTACCCCCGTTCGTCGCGGACGACCAGGTGGGCGTCGTGCAGCCGGTCCACCAGCCGGTCGGCTTCGCCGGGGCCGAGGCCCGTGAGCGCTTCGACGGCGGCGATCTCCGCGGTGGTCGCGGGGTGGAGGGCGAGCAGGCCGAGCAGCCGCCGCTGGTCGCCGGGCAGGGAATCGTAGGAGACGGCGAACGCGGTGGCGACGCTGCGCTCGCCGTCGTCCAGGGTGCCGAGCCGGGTCTTCTCGTCGGCGAGCCGGTCGCGCAGCCTCGTCGCCGTCCAGCCGCCGGCGACGAACCGGGCGGCCACGATGCGGATCGCGAGCGGAAGGCGCCCGCAGTGCCGGACGAGCTCGGTCGCCACACTGTCGTCGGCCGGGGCGTGCTCGCCCGCGACGGACCGCAGGAGCCGAACGGCGTCCTCGAGCGGCAGCACGTCGACCGGGAAGTGCCAGGCGTCGTCGAGCGCGGGGAGCCGGCCCCGGCTGGTCACCAGGATCCGGGACGGCGTCTCGCCCGGGACGATCGCGCGGACCTGGTCGGCGGACCGCACGTTGTCCAGCACGAGGATCATCCGCCGGCCGCGCAGCTGGTCGCGGACCAGGTTGGCCAGGCCGTCCTCGTCGGCGGGCAGCTGGCCGGCCGAGACGTCCAGCAGCCGCAGCAGCCGGCCGAGGGCTTCACCGGGCGAAAGCTCGGTCGCGCCCGGCGTGTGCCCGCGGAGGTCGAAGAAGAGGCAGCCGTCGGGGAAGGCCCGCTCGACGCGGCGGGCCGCGGCGACGGCCAGCGTCGTCTTGCCGGCGCCCGCCATTCCGTGCACCACGCCGACCCGGGCATCGTCCGGGTCCAGCAGCAGCGCGGAAAGCGCCTCGAGTTCGGTTTCCCGCCCGACGAAGAACCGGCCGCCGTCCGGCAGGCCGACAATGCCACCGGCGTTGCGGCGCGCGGACATTCCCCGTTCCGCGACCAGGGCGAGCAGTTCGCCCTTGGCGTCGAGCGCTTCGTCGCAGGCCTTGGCCAGCTCCCGGTTCACCCGGGCCTTGCCGTTCTCCACCTTGCTGAGATAGCCCTTGGTGAAATGCACGGCGGCCGCGAGTCCGGTCAGTGACATGCCGACCGACGTCCGTCGACGTTTCAATTCCGCTCCAAAGTCCTGCATCGGTCAATCATCCTGTATTCGGCGATGGGAGGGAAGGACGGCCGGCGGCCCGGGCCCGCCGGCCTGTTCCTGGTCAGCCCAGCAGGGAGACCAGCTGGCCGAGCACGATGATGAGGTGCGTGTGCATCGCGTTCACCTTTCCGGATCGAATTGCCTGGTTGTGCCGAAGGATTTCGGCGACCCAAGCTTCACCCGGCGAATTCGGTGAAGACAGATGTTTCCCGTTGCCAGGTCGGGAGTAAACGGCGCCGACCGGTTCGACCTGCCCTGTTTCCCGATTTCGGAAACAGTCGGAAACGGGTGACGTCCCCGTGGCAGGCGGGGGACGATGAGTACACTTCCCCGCAGGCGACCAACACGGAGGTGGCGGCTTGGCTCAGGAGGCGGCCGACGCGAAGATCAACACTCTCTCAACGGAGCTGAAACTGCTTCGCAAAGGTCTCGGCGTCCAAGCGAAGAACCTGCCCGGGGTCGTCGGCGAAGAGTTGCGCGCGGTGTGCGGCGTCCGCGAAGACGACAGCCCGGGAACGGTCCGCGCCAAGGTGGTCACCAGACTTCAGGCCCTGATCGGAAAACTGCCCGAATCGCAGCGGGAAACGGCGCGGATCGTGCTGGGCTTCGGCACCGGCGCGAACGAGCGTTACACCGCGCGCCTCGAACTGCTGGGCACCGGTGCCGACCGCAACATCCGCACGATGCAGCGCCGCGCCGACGACGTCATCTACCTGATCGCCGAAGCCGCGTACGAGGCGCCGGCGGCGTTCGGAGCCTCGCCGGTGATCAGCCGGGGGCCGTGGCACACGTCGGCGCTGGCGGTCCGGCTGAGCCTCGCCGGTGCCGCCGCCGAGGTCTTCGAAACCCGGCGGATCGTCAGCCACGTCGCCGGGCTCGCGGAGATCGAGCACGGGGTCTCCCTCGCGCGGCCGGCCAGCCCGGCCGGCGAGCCCGAGCTCTCCGGTCTCGGCATCGACGTCGTCTCGGGCGGGGAGGTGCATTCCGTGCGGATGGTCTCCTCCACCCGGGTGGCGTTCCGCCTGCGGCCACCGCGGGTCCTGGACGCCGGTGACCAGCACGAGTTCTTCTTCCGCATCCGGCTGGAGGAGATGCCGGCGCCGTTCTACTGCTGCACCCCGGAATTCCCGTGCGAGAGTTTCGAGCTCAATGTCCGGTTCGATCGGCGGGAGCCGCCGCAGCGGATCTGGCGCATCGACGGGGACCTCTCCAAGGACGCGGGAGACCCGGTGCCGGCCCGCAAGCCGCTCTTCCTCGACAACGCGGGCGAAGTGCACACCAGCTTCCGCGACCTCCAGCCCGCGAGGTCCTACGGCGTGGGCTGGCAGCCGGCCCCCTGACCGGCCGCGCCGGGTGCGCGCCATGCTTCTCCTTCGCGTGAGCGCCTTCTGCCACGATGCCGTATCCGGCCGGGGAAAGCCACGTCCGATCCGCGACAAAAACGCGACACTTCCCCCCGCCCGTCCGGAGGCAACCGGATGATGCCGGTTCCCGGTTCACGTCCACCGATTCGGAAATGGTGACGATCCGGTCAAGCGCTCCGCTGCCGGTAACGTGCCGAGCGGATCCCGCGACTGGGGGTGGTATCCACTGTCGATCGGTGGTACCCGGAAATGCGAAAGCGCCTTCCGGGATGTAACGGGAACCATTCTTCTGCCGACATCGGCGGGCGTGCGAATTCGCGCGGTACCGCGGGTGAATTCGGCGACCGAGGAGGAAAAATGGGCGTGAGCCTGACCAAGGGTGGCAACGTTTCGCTGACGAAGGAGGCGCCCGGGCTGAGCGCGGTCACCGTCGGCCTCGGCTGGGACGAGCGGACCACGAGCGGCGAGGAGTTCGACCTCGACGCGAGCGCGATCGCCCTCGGGACGGACGGCAATGCCTTGTCCGAGAAGCACTTCGTCTTCTTCAACAACCTGACCACACCGGACGGCGCGGTGCGGCACACGGGCGACAACCTCACCGGCGGCGGGGACGGCGACGACGAGCAGATCACCGTCGACCTCGCGAACCTGCCGGCCGAGATCGACAAGATCGTGTTCCCCGTTTCCATCTACGAAGCCGAATCCCGCGGCCAGGCCTTCGGGCAGGTGCGCAACGCCTTCATCCGCGTCGTGAACCAGGCCGACGGCGCCGAGCTGGCCCGGTACGACCTTTCCGAAGACGCGTCCACGGAGACCGCGATGGTCTTCGGCGAGCTCTACCGCAACGGCGGCGACTGGAAGTTCCGGGCCGTCGGCCAGGGCTACACCTCGGGCCTGGCCGGAATCGCCAAGGACTACGGGATCAACGCCGCCTGATCGGCCGCTGCCGGCCAAGCGGGAACACCACGGACACGGGAGTGAAATGGTGCTGAAGACATTCGGCGGATCGCTGGCGATCACGGCGGCCGGCCTGCTGCTGGCGTTCTGGTACGGCGGAACGCTCGGC
This genomic window from Amycolatopsis mongoliensis contains:
- a CDS encoding SEFIR domain-containing protein, whose translation is MTREQQETTTPGAGKPPRVFVTYSHDDERHRDLVREFATFLRAEVGIDVRLDQWADDGRRDWSLWAVEQLTEADFVLVIASPDYKRRAEGTEVPHLGRGAQFEAAMIRDNITQDLPRATRRILPVVLPGRRVEEIPAFLNAHSTTRYEIEEFTMDGVAELLVAFTGVARFALPEIGTFVGARSRPSSPKAALLTSALRPAACSSDVRMTGAEIDGMHRGDSIVYRPSLFAHEPRAVVEYNLGRRYTGFEAVAGVLDDAADADQSGCFQVFLDGVPQGQVEVRMGRPAWMRHDVVNVLRLKLVAYRPGTTASPLLAGVLAAGGQSNKLPELAWGNPMLFE
- a CDS encoding alpha/beta fold hydrolase; the encoded protein is MTTTHVLETPEADIVYDVHGPAPADSPRPPLLMVGQPMDAAGFGTLASYFPDRTVVTYDPRGLGRSVRKDGREDHVPATQAGDIHGVIQALGAGAVEVFGSSGGAVAALALVTAHPGDVSTLVAHEPPLVGVLPDAAAAERAAKAVRDAYQARGFGAGMAAFITMTSWKGEFTDDYFALPAADPARFGMPAEDDGRRDDPLLTERSLAVTAYQLDVDALNAAPTRIVIAVGEESVDVMTGRAALATAERLGQEATVFPSHHGGFLGGEFGYAGQPEAFARKLREVLEG
- a CDS encoding TerD family protein; this encodes MGVSLTKGGNVSLTKEAPGLSAVTVGLGWDERTTSGEEFDLDASAIALGTDGNALSEKHFVFFNNLTTPDGAVRHTGDNLTGGGDGDDEQITVDLANLPAEIDKIVFPVSIYEAESRGQAFGQVRNAFIRVVNQADGAELARYDLSEDASTETAMVFGELYRNGGDWKFRAVGQGYTSGLAGIAKDYGINAA
- a CDS encoding helix-turn-helix domain-containing protein is translated as MQDFGAELKRRRTSVGMSLTGLAAAVHFTKGYLSKVENGKARVNRELAKACDEALDAKGELLALVAERGMSARRNAGGIVGLPDGGRFFVGRETELEALSALLLDPDDARVGVVHGMAGAGKTTLAVAAARRVERAFPDGCLFFDLRGHTPGATELSPGEALGRLLRLLDVSAGQLPADEDGLANLVRDQLRGRRMILVLDNVRSADQVRAIVPGETPSRILVTSRGRLPALDDAWHFPVDVLPLEDAVRLLRSVAGEHAPADDSVATELVRHCGRLPLAIRIVAARFVAGGWTATRLRDRLADEKTRLGTLDDGERSVATAFAVSYDSLPGDQRRLLGLLALHPATTAEIAAVEALTGLGPGEADRLVDRLHDAHLVVRDERGYVELHDLMRMFASTHALPGLAPDDREVAVSRLVDHALTTTLAADELAEPYRFRPDTGLPASSTVPFADADGALAWLTAQWPMLAEIVDSAFRHGLHDRCWQLAFVLRAFFFREKLFEPWIRTHERALEAARATGDLSATGMILNNLGMAHIESGRVDEAIRFHQQAQECFAQARDDRGAIDALSSLAWARLYRGEAEATLTDLTTVLDVYRRTGRTRNVVIALRGIALASTALDRFPEALSSAREAVELAQLPVDRAMSVNGEAWVRFRAGQWDDAERCYRLAAELADDAGSEYERARALTGLGNTAAGRGDHQAAARWWAEAAAYRVTLDPTVLGEAAYRNSLAVAE